TCATTGTAAAAAATACCTGAACTCTGCCTGCCATCTTCTGACCAAGCCATGAAATATCATAAATCCATCGGCAACTGAAGATCACATCCCCAACAGCATAAACaattttgtgtggaaaaaatgtttttgtattttaattccTTTACAAGTCATTAGCTGTCATGTTGAACTTTTTGACAGGCACACTTGAGCCCAAAGCCCAGCCAAAGTTAtgaagaaaaggggaaaagaggTTATCAGTacttatttgtatatttgtggGTGGTCTCAGATGTATGGAAGAATCATTGCTATCTgtgtcaaaacaaaatcagcagtaacactgatttttaatattgcctttgtttttgttttggcaacTTTTCTACTTCATATTTGCATACACCACTTTATCTCAGCTGTTACTTGTGTTAATGTCCTAAACAGTGTCATAAGTTTGTTGCTGCATGTGGTAgattatgcttttattttgaatgcgTGAACCGGAAGTTCTAAGAACGGCAGATTCTCTGGACGCTGATTGGCTGGCTCCAcgctgctgctgatgtggtgTTCCGAAGTTAGCAAGCGTGAACGGCACATTCAAACAGATTGTTGTAAATAATATCATTTCTGTTTCCTTGTGACAATGCCTTACTATCAGACATGGGAGGAGTTCTCCCGTGCAGCGGAAAAACTGTACCTGACAGATCCCATGAAGGtgaacacacacttttctgCCCCGTCTGCTAGTTTGGAGTGCTAGCTGGCTGGGCGGCTAGCTAAAACGGCTCTTACTGTTTGCTAGCACCGCGACAACAAATTGCACTGAGGGctaatgttgttgtttgaacGTTTAAGTGAATTTATCCACAAGTTAAATTAACTTACGTGTGTTTTTTTGCAGGTCAGAGTGGTTCTCAAGTACAGACACTGCGATGGCAACTTGTGTATTAAAGTGACCGACGACGCGGTGGTAGGTGACACGATGAGTTAAATATCTGTTTTAAATGGAGTGACATTTAGTGTTGAGCTCTGTGTTTACACTGGTGCCAACAAAACCGGAGTCCTGGTGAAAAGTTTGGCATCTTTTATCTTTTGCAGGGCTTTTTCCTCCGGGGAAAACCTGTAATAAGATTCTGTAATCTGTGTGAGCCCAATATCGGACACAGCATTGGTTTTGGTGCATGAGTATCAGAATCAGGCATATTTTATTGGctcagttgctcaaattctcaagataAGAATTAAATGATAAGTTGGAAAAAATtgtatgaaaaagaaaagtgtgtgtgttgtgtgtaaatatgtgacTCCTCATTCATTTTACTCTCGGTACCATtgtataaaacatgtaaaagttATGACCAGTGGACTCAGAAAAGACTTGGACTCTTTTATGTGTTTCTTGCTAAAATTCATGCCCAGTATTAATTTCTGCAAAGGACAGCATTTTGCCCGCTTTTAACACCAATTTTAATGTGTGAATTACACATTTAGTTATGTTCAGGGAGAGAAAGTGGATGAGGGAATGTCAATGTCATCCTGATTTATTGTTACCTTGTCATGTTAAAAGGTTTATTTCATGTGAAGGTGTCTCTGCATTGCCATCACTCAGCCTCTGACCCTCCCCACAGTGTTTACAGTACAAGACGGACCAGGCCCAGGATGTGAAGAAGATCGAGAAGCTCCACGGCAAGTTGATGCGGCTCATGGTATCCAAGGAGACGCACAGCGGCGCCATGGAGACAGACTGAGACGTTTCAGAGGGCCTGACCTTCTGGAGCACCTGGACTGAGATCAGAATCTGGATGCGTTCGGTTGTCGAGAGCACAAAACCGTTGGATTGCATGGCGGCAGAGTTGGAGAGACAAGCTGTTGGGATGAGATTCCACCTGGCTGCCTTTACTGGTTAAATATCGTCagggatgtgtttttttttttttttctctcctgcaggatttcattttttttttttttgtgacacttTCCTACACCTTTAAATTAAGAATCCTGTCCtcctgtttttctgcattttgatCACATCCCTGATCATACATGTGTGTATTAAGGCCAGTGTGAGCAGCCAGGAAAATTAAATATAGGGTGAAGATGGGGTAATGGAAAGAGATGTGGGAAGCAGCAGATTCGGCACCTTGAGTTCTTTAGAAGAGCTTGCTTTTATTTTCGGTTTTAAGACGGACTTGACGAAGATGTTGCATGTACTTATGTGTACATCCGTATAGATCCTTAGGTTTCAGTTTTATCATCACGgtagttttcattttgttcttcctcctcatACATGGAGAGTTGTGTTCATCACAGAGACCACGTGCCACATGAATGAAGCGGGACCTTCTACAAAGCTATTGAAAAACCCCCCACACCTCTAATGCCATTTTCATCTACTGAAAATAACTGTTTCATGTtcaataaatgtttatttaccCCAGAAGTCCCAGTATCTCTTTTGTCTTGAAATGGTGGTGTTGTGTAAGGACTACATGTTGAAACTAATCACCTATCGTAAATGTACTGCAATATCGTGTGTGCTATGCTGGTTTAACTTTTAAGTAACAGCTGTGCGATGTTTCTAGCAAACAGTGGCTACTGCTTTCAAGACAGGTCCCATTATAATCTAATTGGGCAAAGATATCCTTTTTATCATATAATTTATgtaaaactatatatataatgctcagttttctttttgtccaaGTAATataggtgttcattcaattctatgtttggcattgagctcatagcgctgttgtactggactgcattttattcagaggtgtttctactattctgtccccagcatgtgtatgtaaataggaaggacaaaaaattagaaacacctctgaaTATAATGTAGttcagtacaagacctctgcaagctacaacctcagtaataaacacagagttAAATTTGCATACTCCACAATGTcaccaaaaactgaacattataaactattAAAAAAGGTATGGTTTGCAAGAATTTGCACTGAACTGTATTAggttgtacaggtggacctgataaagtggccactgagagTATATGTGTACCTAAATATAGCTTTGCATTGGGTAAGTTTTTCCAAATTCAGTTTTACTATATGCTATACCCGTACTGTCAGCAACTAAAAAGCTGTGCTGATTTTGATTTGCTTTCATGTGAACTTCAGGTAATGCGCCTCTAACAGTATGAGCAGCTTCTTTCTAAACCCAGTTCTCTAAATTTTTGGCTATAaaattttttaatgtcatttaaagTTCTCCTTTACTTAAACAGTTCCAGaaatattacttttttctttttcttttttcttttttttttttttttacacgtttttttcttgtctgtgcaTTCAGGGTGTATAGACAACAATGgaatgatattttttatttatcttttaattaatgaattaatccAATTCAGCAGTCAAAGTTTCTATCTCCACATACGTCACGCAAAAAACGACATGTCccatcattcattttgtttaaaattcCGAAaagttttgtcatttatttttatgcccaaaatgttttctttcttttttttttttttttttttaattctctaaATAGCTCAGGCAGAGTGATCCGGGCCGGGCTGGGGCGGAGGACGCAGCCGCTGGCCTCAGAGCAGGGGGCAGGTCCGGAGGCGGAGGAGCTCCAGGTGTCGTCGCTGCTGTTGTACCTCACAGAGCCAGAAAACAGGTAACTAAATCATCTTAAACTCCTTCTGTTTTGTGTAATGTGGTTACATTTTCCTGACTGCTAAGCTGTATTTGTTGTACAACCCAGCGATCAGTGCCATTGGTTTTGTGCTAACTGACATGACTCTCCGATAGCCGAAGTTAATGTCGCGATTGTTGACGAATGTCGGTCAAGGGGCAGCACGACAACACAAAGCCACATTTTAATGCACTAAACATGTTTTCTGATCGAGAAACATAAGCAAACTTTAACTAATAACAGCGAATTAACTTTAAAAGTAGCGTGTGTTGGTACTTTTAGCTAACGCTGCCTGGGATTAAGGCAGGTTGACAGTTGATGTGAAGCTAACTCTTTGTCATGTTGATTGCCTTAATAAGGAGAGGaggcaaattaaataaaattaaatacattagAGTTTGTGCTGTGTTATAACATCATTAGTTACACGGTTCAAGCTGGGCTTcacttttgctgtgtgtgtgtgtgtgtgtgtgtgtgtgtgtgtgtgtgtgtgtgtgtgtgtgtgtgtgtgtttggacagggGGCGGTTTGCATAGCCTGGCTTGTTAATTTTGAAAGCCCTCTGGCTTTTctagaaaacaaacacacacacacacacacacacacacacacacacacacacacacacacacacacacacgcaccatgTCTGAGCCTAGTTTCATGGTCTCTGCTTCAACTCTGTACACAGTTTTGCAGCACTTCTGTTATGCATGCATAGCAGATTTAGCTCCACTCAGAGTTTCTAGGTGATGTTTAAAAGGGTTTAAGCCTTTCAAAATGTGAACTCCAGGTTGTCAGTCACATAGAATAGAATCGAATGGgacaggagtttttttttaaattttatttccatGATTGCAGCTGTGTCTGAAAGAGAAAAGCTTTGTCATGCAGCCGTCGTGCTGGCCTTCAGGAGGTGTGACTGCAGGGCCTTGTCAGCCCCATTCTCTACCCTAATCCTTTCAGCTGGCTATACGGGGAAatccacaacaaccacaacaacggGGACACTGTTGTTTGACTGGTGCTGCATTTTTCCGTAAATTCCTGGTTAATTAAGTCCTCATGCTCCAGACTCAAATTCTATGTGTCACTGATAGAGGTTCTCACAGCAAAAGGGAATTATTGTGCCGTGTCAGACACTTTGCATCATAATTGGTAAAACTGAGTGGAATCCTAGGCTTTCATACATTTTTAGCCTGGTGAACATCACATTATAGCTCCAATCCATGCAAAGCATTCTGTTGAAGTAATTAGTTCATTAATCAGTTAGTCAATTGGCAGAAATAGCCAGAATTTAATTAATAATGTCACATACAAAGAGCAAACATTTTCTGGTTGCTGTTTTTCAAGTACTTGATtcacttgtttttctccatgtcatttcaaaacaaacactttgggtgtttttggctgctgctcagactaaaTATTTCTAAGTAAAAGGGATTTCATGACATCATCTTGGCCTCCAGTAACTTATTATGGGcatttgttgttattcttgACATTTTATAGACTAATTGTTAAATCAGTTAGATGTAGCTGGAAAAATAATGGGAGATTACTCAATAATGTATTCAGATTTGAAATGTGCACTGTGGCTATGTATGTTATCTGACAACTAAGATAAGGTCGTGGTTGTGGAGCATAAGTATATACCCTCTCTCATTTAAAGGCTAAATCATGGCATGTAGTATGATTTtatgtaaaatgacatttacatCAAATTTGATGTCCATTACATAATAGAATAACAAATTCTCGCTTGGTCATGTTATGTAGTTCTAtcatctttgtctctctgtctcatttcatCATTGGCCCCTCCCAGGCttcctccatccatctgtccctcTCTCGGCGAAGACATCAGCACCATGTTCATCGAGGTGCTGCTTGGCCTTGTGATCGCAGGATTGATCTTTATCCTGGTTCAGAGGAGCAAGACTCAGGTTCTGAAGACGGAGGATGGTTGGTGGGGGGTCGGAGCGCCCCCAGATGACGGGGAGGACTTAACCATCCGTCCGTACAGAGTCAGCACCAGCGACAAAGAGCTGGAGGTCAGATTTACCATCATGctcttaaaaatattttcatgtattttttggcTCTATTTGACAGCACTAAGCACAGAATAACAGGAAGGACTGGGgagaacaaaaaatgaaatggagagGTGGACATGTGACATTGATCCTAAGCAGAGCTGAAGTTTGTTATATTGTTAAAAAAGTTATAAAAGCCCCCACCATATTGTATCTACCCTCCTCTTCCCTCAGGACCTGTACATGAGGATAGACCAGACGCGCCCCATTCCCTCTCTGGAGGACAGCCAGTTTAATTACGGCTTCAACTCCCAGTACCTGCAGAAAGTGGTGTCATACTGGAGAAATGACTTTGACTGGAGGAGACAAGTGGACAAACTCAATCAGTACCCCCACTTCAAAACCAACATCGAAGGTGAGGCTGTACCGCTGGCACATTTATGGACAAAAAACTGCAGAGTGTGAGGCTAACATTACCAGAGGGTTTGGTTAAATTTCCAATTTAGCTCAGTGGGTTGAGCAAGGCAACAACACTGCCAGACTTGAAGTGTGGTATATACTCCATTAATTTTCCAGGTTGAATATGTCTCTCAGTGCTCTGTTTATGTGTAGCATAATCAGTAAAACATGTAGTGTAATAGTTGTCATGTGGTGTCTTACGGCTGAATAGGAAGGCCCTCAAGCTTCcaatctttcatttttcatctgcGTGATTTGCATCCAGTTGATTCTGTTCTTGCTTTTTGGGTGGACCAGCAGGGCCAGCCCGATTGGTTGGCCGACCAAAGACGTCACTAGTGAACATGAAGGTGGCCGGGCAGTAATGGTGATGGCTGTTGCTTGTGTTGGAGTTTCCCCATTGGCCATTGCTCTGTTGAAATGAATTGACACAGTGGAGCTTATTCCAAGTTTATagcacagataaacacacacacacacacacacacacacacacacacagtctgattGGACCAATTTACATATATGAAGAGCAGTTGTTTAAACCTGCAAGTTAACAATACCCTATGATGTTTGACTTAATAAGTAATACATAGTTATGGCTAAATTTGGCAAGAATGGTGAGGCATGTGTGGGACTTCCTTCTGTGTGCTGAATGTGTCTATAAGGAGTAATGAGTGTgtatattaatgtgtgtgtgtgtgtgcatatatgtgcatgCGGTACAGCCACTGTTCATGGAGCCGAGATCAGAAAAGCTGCTTTTTGAATGTAGTTGTGATCTAGCCATATTCTAGGTTTTGACCTAGTCTTGTTGATCTTTCTTCAGGCATTGATGTCCATTATGTGCATGTGAAGCCCAAGAACCTACCGGAGGGAACCAGCACTATTCCACTGATAATGGTCCATGGCTGGCCCGGCTCCTTCTATGAGTTTTATGGGATGATTCCTTTGCTGACGGAGCCATCGGATGCAGACGACCTTGTGTTTGAGGTGGTGTGTCCCTCCATACCAGGCTATGGCTTTTCTGAAGCCCCACAGAAGAAAGGTCAGTCAGGGAAGCTGGAGGTTTTCCTTGCAGACCTCAATAACAtctagggctctagtttcgcagaccaggcgaggcgggggcgtagcgcagatgcgctttgccaactgggtgtggccaggcggattttccaagtttggcacgccgttctcggtggcgcaagtactccgccatccctcctaccggcggaggggaggagagaaggcatggagtgggtttgacacagccgattcacatgtaaccaatcaaatgagcccctgtccttgcctttaaaatgcgctgcgtgaaggcgtaatgaaagtttacacagctgacatggaggtctattgccgcgggcggagcggagctcaggagacaggcgcggagcggagaccggcgagcagtgcggacacgtcaccaaaacctcacaggcaggcttccggaatgtcagacacatgaacgatgcaataaataccgaaaaaaacactattcaatactacgatcacaatcagcacatacatatatctccatatcaactgtcccgtcacagctgatgtcagatcaaaggagattggcaccgtttgtgctgattgtgaggttttggtaatgtgcgccagccagccaaacttccactgcgccagctccgctccgccttgcgctgaaaggagacgtggtttcagatggcgagcttttggcgcacctcggcgaagccttttagcacgaaactgtcactacgccaagccgaatctgtcggcacctccccccgctgcgccgccactcccatctcggcgaacctccgcctgcgaaacttggacactgtccgcctctcccgcttcgccggtcgaaactagctctgcgcggggttcgcctcactgcgccaccccgcgctgcgccgggaaactagagcccctaatGTTGACACTGAGAATTATCAATCACTGTTTAGTAATTTCAATCTATATCCAGTGTCAAATTAATTGTGGTACTTGAAACCATGGTTTGAGAGGACTGGTAGTCTCTATCTTGTGCTAGTTGTTCTCTAATTAAAGACTAATTTCTGAGAAAGTCCATCACTTCTAGTTGCAAATAGGATGTTACTACTTCAgtcaaaggtttt
The genomic region above belongs to Myripristis murdjan chromosome 24, fMyrMur1.1, whole genome shotgun sequence and contains:
- the srp9 gene encoding signal recognition particle 9 kDa protein, with protein sequence MPYYQTWEEFSRAAEKLYLTDPMKVRVVLKYRHCDGNLCIKVTDDAVCLQYKTDQAQDVKKIEKLHGKLMRLMVSKETHSGAMETD